A genomic region of Pseudomonadota bacterium contains the following coding sequences:
- the xrtD gene encoding VPLPA-CTERM-specific exosortase XrtD yields the protein MGRQVGGKNLGSSPGERMNLKNKSVPFFLVYIFLLAGMYYSSFGYLTRMWQRDDYNYCYLVPLVVLYLIWEQRLRLAAVRTSSSWSGLVFISFGIVFFWLGELGGEYTALFISLWLMIVGLCWLHLGGRKIKVIAFPLLLLLAMFPPPNFLTSRLSLKLKLISSQIGVILMRFYGMTAHRQGNVIDLGFTRLQVVDACSGIRYLFPIIILGLLLAWFFRAHWWKRLVLVLSTIPLIVFANGVRIALTGILYEPFGPKIAEGFLHDFAGWFTFMVALAVLLPEMWLLNKIPFGRPPAKQVPVKVKTSGSSLPVWPKLAVAVLLLGLTLAVSQGVDFREKVPAKQSFSHFPLELGEWRGQRQTMETRFIDTLDLSDYAIVDYRDQRGRAINLYVAYYESQRKGESIHSPATCLPGSGWDFRKAGTARVAVPGYDGGFTQVNRALMQKTGFKQLTYYWFPQRGRILTNAYQLKIFAFWDALTKQRTDGALVRLISPIAAGETVTDADARLQKFMGLLLPALDEYIPGSQAVALGEHRK from the coding sequence GTGGGACGGCAAGTCGGCGGAAAGAATCTGGGCAGTAGTCCGGGGGAGCGGATGAACCTGAAAAATAAATCTGTCCCCTTTTTTTTGGTTTATATTTTCCTGCTGGCGGGGATGTATTACTCCAGCTTTGGCTACCTTACGCGTATGTGGCAGCGGGATGATTATAACTACTGCTACCTGGTGCCGCTAGTGGTTTTATATCTCATCTGGGAGCAAAGGCTGCGGTTGGCCGCCGTGCGGACCTCCTCTTCCTGGAGCGGCCTGGTTTTTATCAGTTTCGGCATTGTTTTTTTCTGGCTTGGTGAGCTGGGCGGGGAATATACCGCTCTTTTCATTTCTTTGTGGCTGATGATCGTTGGCCTCTGCTGGCTGCATCTGGGCGGCAGGAAAATAAAAGTTATTGCCTTCCCGCTGCTTTTGCTGCTGGCCATGTTTCCGCCGCCAAATTTCCTTACTTCCCGCCTTTCTTTAAAACTGAAGCTGATCTCGTCGCAGATTGGCGTTATCCTGATGCGCTTCTACGGTATGACCGCCCACCGGCAAGGGAATGTCATCGACCTGGGTTTTACCCGCCTGCAGGTGGTGGATGCCTGCAGCGGTATCCGCTATCTCTTTCCCATTATTATTCTGGGATTGCTGCTGGCCTGGTTTTTCCGCGCCCACTGGTGGAAACGGTTAGTATTGGTATTGTCCACCATTCCGCTGATTGTTTTTGCCAACGGGGTGCGGATCGCGCTCACCGGTATTCTTTATGAACCTTTCGGTCCGAAGATCGCCGAAGGTTTTTTGCATGATTTTGCCGGCTGGTTTACGTTCATGGTTGCCCTGGCAGTCCTGCTGCCGGAAATGTGGCTGCTGAATAAAATCCCTTTTGGCCGGCCACCGGCTAAGCAGGTGCCGGTAAAAGTGAAAACTTCGGGCAGTTCATTGCCGGTCTGGCCGAAATTAGCAGTGGCGGTTTTGCTGCTGGGTTTGACCTTGGCAGTTTCCCAGGGAGTCGATTTCCGTGAGAAAGTGCCGGCGAAGCAGTCATTCAGTCATTTTCCTTTGGAGTTGGGAGAATGGCGTGGACAGCGGCAGACGATGGAAACGCGATTTATCGATACCCTTGACCTGAGTGATTATGCCATTGTTGATTACCGTGATCAGCGGGGGCGGGCAATCAATTTATATGTTGCCTATTATGAAAGCCAGCGCAAGGGGGAGTCGATTCACTCTCCCGCGACTTGCTTGCCGGGCAGCGGCTGGGATTTCAGGAAAGCCGGTACAGCCAGGGTTGCGGTGCCGGGATATGATGGTGGTTTTACCCAGGTGAACCGGGCGCTGATGCAGAAAACCGGCTTTAAACAGCTGACCTATTACTGGTTTCCCCAGCGGGGGCGGATTTTAACCAACGCCTACCAGCTGAAGATTTTTGCTTTCTGGGACGCGTTGACCAAACAGCGGACTGACGGAGCCCTGGTGCGCCTCATAAGCCCGATTGCGGCCGGAGAAACTGTGACAGATGCCGATGCCCGGCTGCAGAAGTTTATGGGCCTGCTGCTGCCGGCGCTGGATGAATATATTCCCGGATCACAGGCAGTTGCGCTTGGGGAGCACCGGAAATGA
- a CDS encoding MraY family glycosyltransferase, with protein sequence MNIFPDHRQLRLGSTGNDIDGFLMIILSTSLLALFITLALVPLFRNLAVKLRAVDIPEPRKVHQQPMPKTGGLAMAAGALIPIILWVPSNPILRPLLLSSAVIIIFGFLDDVINLGFKAKFAAQFFAALIVVLYGGVRITSLGALLPDGLLLPVYLSVPLTIFVIVGVTNAINLADGLDGLAGGISLLIFACISLLAYQCGDLVIALMTASLAGAIFGFLRFNTFPATVFMGDAGSQFLGFLAITLSLSLTQKNIPYSPLLPLLLLGFPVFDTLTVMLGRIYHGKSPFKADTNHFHHKMMRLGFYHSEAVLIIYIIQILLVSAVYFFRFYSDWWLLSGFIFFAGLMMLIFYLSSRYQWKFQRGASFFDLLIKGKLRRLKEQQVFIKASFIGLQLLIPLVLLLTCLLPAAVPRWLGYAAFSMLIGLLLSRFLLKKLLATVIRLSIYITTPALIFLGSQQQNNFFLGMAKILPKIHLTGSAVMVFFVMLVVRLSRRSGYKSTPLDFLILFIALVVPNLSTEVIGARHMGVVASQIIALFYSYEVLLEELRGEYNLAAASTGGMLLLSALRGLMG encoded by the coding sequence ATGAATATATTCCCGGATCACAGGCAGTTGCGCTTGGGGAGCACCGGAAATGATATTGATGGATTCCTGATGATTATTCTTTCTACCTCACTGCTTGCTCTTTTTATTACTCTCGCCCTAGTGCCCCTGTTCCGGAACCTGGCGGTGAAACTGCGGGCGGTTGATATTCCTGAGCCCCGCAAAGTACACCAGCAGCCGATGCCCAAAACCGGCGGCCTGGCGATGGCTGCGGGGGCGCTGATCCCGATTATCCTCTGGGTGCCGTCAAACCCCATACTGCGGCCGCTGCTATTGAGCTCGGCGGTGATTATCATCTTTGGTTTTCTTGATGATGTTATCAACCTGGGCTTCAAAGCCAAATTCGCGGCCCAGTTTTTTGCCGCCCTGATCGTAGTTCTTTATGGCGGGGTGCGGATTACTTCACTGGGAGCCCTGCTGCCTGACGGCCTGCTGTTGCCTGTCTATCTGTCTGTTCCCCTGACGATTTTTGTGATTGTCGGGGTAACCAACGCCATCAACCTGGCCGACGGGCTGGATGGTCTGGCCGGCGGCATTTCCCTGTTGATTTTTGCTTGTATCAGTTTGCTGGCCTACCAATGTGGAGATCTGGTCATTGCCCTGATGACCGCTTCCCTGGCCGGGGCGATTTTTGGTTTTCTGCGTTTTAATACTTTCCCGGCTACCGTCTTCATGGGGGACGCCGGCAGCCAGTTTCTTGGTTTTTTAGCCATTACCCTCTCTTTGTCACTCACCCAGAAAAATATTCCTTACAGTCCTTTGCTGCCTTTGCTGCTCCTGGGTTTTCCCGTATTTGATACTTTGACCGTGATGCTGGGTCGCATCTATCACGGCAAGTCACCTTTCAAGGCGGATACGAATCACTTTCACCATAAAATGATGCGCCTGGGATTTTACCACAGTGAAGCGGTGTTGATTATTTATATTATTCAGATTTTACTTGTCAGTGCCGTCTATTTTTTTCGTTTTTATTCCGACTGGTGGTTGCTCAGCGGCTTTATCTTTTTTGCCGGTCTGATGATGCTGATTTTTTATCTGAGCAGCCGTTACCAGTGGAAATTTCAGCGTGGTGCCAGTTTCTTTGACCTACTGATCAAGGGAAAATTGAGACGGTTAAAGGAACAGCAGGTGTTTATAAAGGCGTCGTTTATCGGCCTGCAATTGCTGATTCCATTGGTTCTGCTGCTTACCTGTCTGCTGCCGGCAGCGGTTCCCCGATGGTTGGGATATGCTGCATTCAGCATGCTCATCGGGTTGCTGCTTAGTCGGTTTCTGCTGAAAAAACTGTTGGCGACCGTCATTCGACTGTCGATTTATATTACTACCCCGGCGCTGATTTTCCTGGGCTCCCAGCAGCAAAATAATTTTTTTCTCGGAATGGCAAAAATATTGCCAAAAATACATTTAACCGGTTCTGCTGTTATGGTGTTTTTTGTCATGCTGGTGGTCCGGCTGAGCCGTCGATCCGGTTATAAAAGTACACCCCTTGATTTTCTTATCCTCTTTATTGCCCTGGTGGTTCCCAATCTATCCACTGAAGTTATTGGTGCCCGGCATATGGGAGTGGTGGCTTCCCAGATTATTGCTCTGTTTTACAGCTATGAAGTGCTGCTGGAGGAGCTGCGGGGTGAATATAACCTGGCGGCGGCGTCTACCGGGGGAATGTTGTTGTTAAGTGCTCTAAGGGGTCTCATGGGGTAG